From a single bacterium HR11 genomic region:
- the nagZ gene encoding Beta-hexosaminidase — protein sequence MSIDVRTYLGQLFWVGLEGLELAPYEREFLRDVRPGGIILFRRNVGHPEQLGRLIEDVYRTVGSPPPWVAVDEEGGRVQRLQGILPTLPSAHWLSQVPGFPHERYHELVAECLFHLGIRVNLYPVLDLCQSDSWMHGFERCIAADPRVVVRQARLIARAYRRRGVALCMKHFPGLGRAVQDTHVGRAVVPVDEATLWATDLRPFRAMRRWIPMTMVAHAEYPAWDPGVPASLSARVYEVLRRRLRYSGLALTDDLQMDAVARRWSPVEAASLALRAGADGLLFAHGLTSADLALAEVRAHVAYRAEPALAARIRRILRWKARYLREPPRVAWPEFDIARRRLTGLLDAFGWSSAESA from the coding sequence ATGAGCATCGACGTGCGGACGTACCTGGGTCAGCTCTTCTGGGTCGGCTTGGAGGGGCTTGAACTGGCCCCGTATGAGCGGGAATTCCTCCGGGACGTGCGGCCCGGCGGGATCATCCTGTTCCGACGTAACGTTGGCCATCCGGAGCAACTGGGTCGGCTCATCGAGGACGTCTACCGGACGGTCGGTTCGCCGCCCCCGTGGGTCGCCGTCGACGAAGAGGGCGGCCGGGTCCAGCGTCTGCAGGGCATCCTGCCGACCCTGCCGTCGGCCCACTGGCTGAGTCAGGTGCCCGGCTTCCCCCATGAACGCTACCACGAGCTCGTCGCCGAGTGTCTCTTCCATTTAGGCATTCGGGTCAATCTGTATCCGGTCTTAGACCTATGCCAGTCGGATAGCTGGATGCATGGGTTTGAACGCTGTATCGCCGCCGACCCCCGGGTCGTCGTCCGGCAGGCCCGACTCATCGCTCGGGCCTACCGCCGGCGGGGCGTGGCCCTCTGCATGAAGCACTTTCCCGGTCTGGGCCGGGCCGTGCAGGATACCCACGTCGGTCGGGCCGTCGTCCCGGTCGATGAGGCGACTCTGTGGGCGACGGACCTTCGGCCCTTTCGGGCGATGCGCCGCTGGATCCCGATGACGATGGTCGCCCACGCCGAGTATCCCGCCTGGGACCCGGGGGTCCCGGCTTCTCTGTCAGCCCGGGTCTATGAGGTCCTGCGCCGACGGCTTCGCTACTCAGGTCTGGCCCTGACCGACGACCTCCAGATGGACGCCGTCGCCCGCCGATGGAGTCCCGTCGAGGCCGCCTCGCTCGCCCTCCGGGCCGGGGCCGACGGCCTCCTGTTTGCCCACGGCCTGACCTCGGCCGACTTGGCCCTGGCCGAAGTCCGGGCCCACGTGGCCTATCGGGCCGAACCGGCCCTGGCCGCCCGCATCCGTCGGATTTTACGCTGGAAGGCCCGCTACCTCCGGGAGCCGCCTCGGGTCGCATGGCCTGAATTCGATATCGCCCGTCGCCGTCTGACGGGCCTGCTGGATGCCTTCGGGTGGTCGTCGGCTGAATCGGCGTGA
- the guaB gene encoding Inosine-5'-monophosphate dehydrogenase, whose product MPFVKEIIEGLTFDDVFLEPRLSRVMPQETDVSTRVSRRLRLNIPIVSAAMDTVTEARMAVAMAQNGGLGVIHRNMTIERQVQEVQRVKRYESWIVREPITIDPDAPVHQALDLMARHGISGIPVVRNGYLVGLVTTRDLQFETVRTRPVREVMTPRERLITAPEGITLEEAQAILQRHRIEKLPLVDDQNRLRGLITAKDIKKTAQYPLAVKDDQGRLRVAAAIGVQDAPERAAALIEAEVDLLVIDTAHGHSQRVIDTLRYLKSRHPEVDVVVGNIATEEAARDLIRYGADGLKVGIGPGSICTTRVVTGVGVPQITAILRVASVARDAGVPVIADGGIRYSGDITKAIAAGADAVMLGNLLAGTDESPGELILYQGRSYKVYRGMGSLGVLAQGLGRDRYGQDEAPDTAKLVPEGVEGRVPYRGTVAQVLAQLVGGLRSGMGYCGCANLAELQTQTRFVRVTWAGYRESHVHDVTITKETPNYHVE is encoded by the coding sequence GTGCCGTTTGTTAAGGAAATCATCGAGGGTCTCACGTTTGACGACGTGTTTCTGGAGCCCCGACTCTCCCGGGTCATGCCCCAGGAGACGGACGTCTCGACGCGGGTGTCCCGCCGTCTGCGTTTGAACATTCCCATCGTCAGCGCCGCCATGGATACGGTCACCGAGGCCCGCATGGCCGTGGCGATGGCCCAGAACGGCGGGCTCGGCGTCATCCACCGGAATATGACGATTGAACGGCAAGTCCAGGAGGTCCAGCGGGTCAAGCGGTACGAGAGCTGGATCGTCCGGGAGCCCATCACGATCGACCCCGACGCCCCCGTCCATCAGGCCCTGGACCTGATGGCCCGGCACGGGATCTCGGGAATCCCCGTCGTCCGCAACGGGTACCTGGTGGGCCTTGTTACGACGCGGGACCTGCAGTTTGAGACGGTCCGGACGAGGCCGGTCCGGGAGGTCATGACGCCCCGGGAGCGGCTGATCACGGCCCCCGAGGGGATCACCCTGGAGGAGGCGCAGGCGATCCTCCAACGCCACCGTATCGAGAAACTCCCCCTCGTGGACGACCAGAACCGCCTGCGGGGCCTCATCACGGCCAAGGACATCAAGAAGACGGCCCAGTACCCCCTGGCCGTCAAGGACGACCAGGGTCGCCTGCGGGTGGCGGCGGCCATCGGCGTCCAGGACGCCCCCGAGCGGGCGGCCGCCCTCATCGAGGCGGAGGTCGACCTCCTGGTCATCGACACGGCCCACGGCCACAGCCAACGGGTCATCGACACGCTCCGGTATCTGAAGTCCCGGCATCCGGAGGTCGACGTCGTCGTCGGCAACATCGCCACCGAGGAGGCCGCCCGGGACCTGATCCGCTACGGCGCCGACGGCCTGAAGGTCGGCATCGGCCCGGGGAGCATCTGTACGACCCGGGTCGTCACGGGCGTCGGCGTGCCCCAGATCACGGCCATCCTGCGGGTCGCCTCGGTCGCCCGGGACGCCGGCGTGCCCGTCATCGCCGACGGCGGGATTCGCTATTCGGGCGACATCACGAAGGCCATCGCCGCCGGGGCTGACGCCGTCATGCTGGGCAACCTCCTGGCCGGGACCGACGAGAGCCCGGGCGAACTCATCCTCTACCAGGGCCGCTCCTACAAGGTCTATCGCGGGATGGGCTCCCTGGGCGTCCTGGCCCAGGGCCTCGGCCGGGACCGCTACGGCCAGGACGAGGCCCCGGATACGGCCAAGCTCGTCCCTGAGGGCGTCGAGGGCCGCGTTCCCTACCGCGGGACGGTCGCCCAGGTCCTGGCTCAGCTCGTCGGGGGCCTCCGGTCCGGCATGGGCTACTGCGGCTGTGCGAACCTGGCCGAACTCCAGACCCAGACCCGCTTCGTCCGCGTGACGTGGGCCGGCTACCGGGAAAGCCACGTCCACGACGTCACCATCACGAAGGAGACGCCGAACTACCACGTGGAGTAG
- the aroE gene encoding Shikimate dehydrogenase (NADP(+)) — protein sequence MTWHFRFTTPRICLSLPARSVRELQRLVHAYEGRVDLLEVRLDWLRDWTVEDLEFLRDRPVLWTFRPVRQGGEFAGTDSERVEVLRQIGRRRLGQWVDIEFDVWPPLITELRSYFKVLLSYHQYDGHLPPWPGLRDLFRMKPHDAVKIALRLDRWADIVRFLDIVEACQAEGREGVWVVMGPRGTWLRILTPWFGGLWTYASPGGTVQTTAEGQVAVEELWHVYRYPEMAPDHRIYGILGDPVAHSVSPYIHNRLFQEAGLAAHYVPFAVDDLTAFWSLVRFLPVGGLSVTIPHKIGILQHLDDVDEAARSIGAVNTVVHREDRWLGSNTDWVGFWRPLVRRFGARSWRALIVGAGGAAHAVAYALRRAGCPFWVTNRTYEKAEALARRFGGTAVPWDAVDPTVFDLLVHTTPLGMAPHTDQMPPIPDAWLAGKVVYDLVYNPPETRLLRQARAVGAQAVLSGLPMLAEQAAEQFRLWTLQTVRPDDVAALAQAYLERQGEMFNIFE from the coding sequence ATGACTTGGCATTTTCGCTTTACGACGCCCCGGATATGCTTGAGTCTGCCGGCCCGGTCCGTCCGCGAACTTCAACGGCTGGTCCACGCTTACGAGGGTCGGGTGGACCTCCTGGAAGTCCGTCTGGACTGGCTCCGAGACTGGACCGTCGAGGACCTGGAGTTCCTACGGGACCGGCCCGTCCTCTGGACCTTCCGGCCCGTCCGACAGGGCGGGGAGTTTGCCGGGACCGACAGCGAACGGGTTGAAGTCTTGCGGCAGATCGGACGGCGACGCCTCGGCCAGTGGGTCGATATCGAGTTCGACGTATGGCCGCCCTTGATCACGGAGCTCCGGAGCTACTTCAAAGTCCTCTTGTCCTACCATCAGTACGACGGTCATCTGCCGCCCTGGCCAGGCTTGCGGGATCTCTTTCGCATGAAGCCCCACGATGCCGTCAAAATCGCCCTGCGGCTCGACCGATGGGCCGACATCGTCCGCTTTTTGGACATCGTCGAGGCCTGTCAGGCGGAAGGCCGGGAGGGGGTATGGGTCGTCATGGGGCCGCGGGGGACCTGGCTCCGCATCCTGACGCCCTGGTTTGGGGGGCTTTGGACGTATGCGTCCCCCGGGGGCACCGTCCAGACGACGGCGGAGGGCCAGGTCGCCGTCGAAGAGCTGTGGCACGTCTACCGGTATCCCGAGATGGCTCCGGACCATCGGATTTACGGCATCCTGGGCGACCCGGTCGCCCATTCGGTGTCGCCCTATATCCACAACCGTCTGTTTCAAGAAGCGGGTCTGGCGGCGCACTACGTCCCCTTTGCCGTCGATGACCTGACGGCCTTCTGGTCCCTGGTCCGCTTTTTACCCGTCGGGGGCCTGAGCGTGACGATCCCCCATAAGATCGGGATTCTCCAGCACCTCGACGACGTCGATGAGGCGGCTCGGTCTATCGGGGCCGTCAACACGGTCGTCCACCGGGAGGACCGGTGGCTGGGGTCGAATACGGACTGGGTCGGCTTCTGGCGGCCCCTCGTCCGGCGGTTTGGGGCCCGCTCCTGGCGGGCCCTGATCGTGGGGGCCGGCGGGGCGGCCCACGCCGTGGCTTACGCCCTCCGACGGGCCGGGTGCCCCTTCTGGGTGACGAACCGCACGTATGAGAAGGCCGAGGCCCTGGCCCGACGGTTCGGCGGGACGGCCGTCCCCTGGGACGCCGTCGACCCGACGGTCTTTGACTTGCTCGTCCACACGACGCCCCTCGGGATGGCCCCCCACACCGACCAGATGCCGCCCATTCCGGACGCCTGGCTGGCCGGGAAGGTCGTCTACGACTTGGTCTACAATCCCCCGGAGACCCGCCTCCTCCGGCAGGCCCGGGCGGTCGGCGCCCAGGCGGTCCTGTCGGGCCTGCCGATGCTGGCCGAGCAGGCGGCCGAGCAGTTTCGCCTGTGGACGCTCCAGACGGTCCGTCCCGACGACGTGGCCGCCCTGGCCCAAGCCTACTTGGAACGGCAGGGGGAAATGTTTAATATATTCGAATAG
- the alx_1 gene encoding Inner membrane protein alx, which translates to MSGLWGWLIFGAVVVFMLALDLGVFQRHAHVISLREATVWSAVWVSLALAFDVGVLWKLGAVRAMEFLTGYLIEESLSVDNLFVFLVIFAYFHVPLLYQPRVLKWGILGALVMRAAMLFGGLELIRRFHWMTYVFGAVLVFTGLRILAGEEDQVEPERNPVLRLFRRAFPVTPQLHGEHFFVKVGGRWHATPLLVALIAVETTDLVFALDSIPAVLAVTRDPFIVYTSNIFAILGLRALFFMLSGILGLFAYLRYGVAVILAFVGVKMLIAGYVRIPISVSLAVVFGLLTLSVLASVFLKIPPAFDVVRPVLRNAQACARFCRDLMADPRVPRRSRWFLRLALLYALSPVDLIPDFIPVAGHLDDVVILSLLFFFALRAIPDGVVREVWQATQRGSG; encoded by the coding sequence GTGTCAGGACTGTGGGGATGGCTGATCTTCGGCGCCGTCGTCGTCTTCATGCTGGCGTTGGACCTGGGGGTCTTCCAGCGCCATGCCCACGTGATCTCGCTTCGGGAGGCCACCGTCTGGAGCGCCGTCTGGGTCTCTCTGGCGTTGGCTTTTGACGTGGGCGTCCTGTGGAAGCTGGGCGCCGTCCGGGCGATGGAGTTCCTGACGGGCTACCTGATCGAGGAATCCCTGAGTGTCGACAACCTGTTCGTCTTCCTGGTCATCTTTGCTTACTTTCACGTCCCGCTTCTCTATCAGCCGCGAGTCTTGAAGTGGGGTATCCTGGGCGCCCTCGTCATGCGGGCGGCCATGCTCTTTGGGGGCCTCGAACTGATCCGGCGGTTCCACTGGATGACTTACGTCTTCGGCGCCGTCCTGGTCTTCACGGGACTTCGGATCCTGGCCGGTGAAGAGGATCAGGTCGAGCCCGAGCGGAATCCCGTCCTGCGCCTGTTCCGACGGGCCTTCCCGGTGACGCCTCAGCTCCACGGGGAACACTTCTTCGTGAAGGTCGGAGGCCGCTGGCACGCCACGCCCCTGCTGGTCGCCCTCATCGCCGTCGAGACGACGGACCTGGTCTTCGCCCTCGACTCGATCCCGGCCGTCCTGGCCGTCACGCGGGACCCCTTCATCGTGTATACGTCCAACATCTTTGCCATCCTGGGCTTGCGGGCCCTCTTCTTCATGCTGAGCGGGATCTTGGGCCTGTTCGCCTACCTGCGATATGGGGTCGCCGTCATCCTGGCCTTCGTCGGCGTCAAGATGCTGATCGCCGGATACGTAAGGATCCCCATCAGCGTGTCCCTCGCCGTCGTCTTCGGCCTGCTGACCCTGTCGGTCCTGGCGTCCGTGTTCCTCAAGATACCCCCGGCCTTTGACGTCGTCCGGCCGGTGCTCCGGAATGCCCAGGCCTGCGCCCGATTCTGCCGGGACCTGATGGCCGACCCCCGGGTGCCCCGGCGGTCCCGATGGTTTCTGCGCTTGGCCCTGCTGTATGCGCTGTCGCCTGTCGACCTGATCCCGGACTTCATTCCTGTGGCGGGCCATCTGGACGACGTCGTCATCCTGTCCCTCTTGTTCTTCTTTGCCCTCCGGGCGATTCCCGACGGGGTCGTCCGGGAGGTCTGGCAGGCGACCCAGCGGGGTAGCGGCTGA
- the dnaK_1 gene encoding Chaperone protein DnaK has translation MRAPIIGIDLGTTNSCVAVFQNDRAEVIPNKEGARTTPSIVAFTERGDRLVGQIAKRQALLNPANTVFAVKRLIGRKYQSPPIQQALPILPYKIVPAPNGDIRIVAQQREYSPEEISAFILAYLKECAEDYLGVPVTEAVISVPAYFDDAQRQATKDAGRIAGLEVRRILNEPTAAALAYGLDKTDRRELIAVYDLGGGTFDITILENDRGQFRVLATAGDSFLGGEDFDQRIIQWMVDSFLRETGIDLRQDRMVMQRVKEAAEAAKCELSYQLETRIHLPFIAVDASGPKHLQMTLTRAQFESMVEDLIQRTLEPCRRALQDAGLKPQDVTKVILVGGQTRMPKVQAVVTQFFGTAPSREINPDEVVAVGAAIQAAILAGEVREITLLDVVPMSLGVEIRGGRFVPLIPRNTPIPTRHSQIFTTVQDNQRVVEIHVLQGESERAYENRSLARFELTDIMPAPAGIPQIEVTFEVDANGILQVSAVDVATGREQSIRVRPSSGLSRGEVERLALQAADEAERRKQAQQVEKYKKELADLLENSRKVYSQFENHLDESERSTVQAVFQQVQSALHSGNLSQLQEAIEQIQQVSEILTQAMFRTAMDSGPSPPLI, from the coding sequence ATGCGAGCACCCATCATCGGCATCGACCTGGGGACGACCAACAGTTGCGTCGCCGTCTTTCAGAACGACCGGGCCGAGGTCATCCCCAACAAAGAGGGCGCCCGGACGACGCCCTCCATCGTGGCCTTCACCGAGCGGGGCGACCGCCTGGTCGGCCAGATCGCCAAGCGCCAGGCCCTCTTGAACCCGGCCAACACGGTCTTTGCCGTCAAGCGTCTCATCGGCCGCAAGTATCAGTCCCCGCCCATCCAGCAGGCCCTTCCGATCCTGCCCTACAAGATCGTCCCGGCCCCCAACGGCGACATCCGCATCGTGGCCCAGCAACGGGAATACAGCCCCGAGGAAATCTCCGCCTTCATCCTGGCCTACCTGAAGGAGTGCGCCGAGGACTACCTCGGCGTCCCGGTCACCGAGGCCGTCATCTCCGTCCCGGCCTACTTCGACGACGCTCAACGGCAGGCGACCAAGGACGCCGGCCGGATCGCCGGCCTCGAGGTCCGCCGCATCCTCAACGAGCCGACGGCGGCGGCCCTCGCCTACGGCCTGGACAAGACGGACCGCCGGGAGCTCATCGCCGTCTACGACCTGGGCGGCGGCACCTTCGACATCACGATCCTGGAAAACGACCGGGGCCAGTTCCGGGTCCTGGCGACGGCCGGGGACTCCTTCCTGGGCGGCGAGGACTTCGACCAGCGCATCATTCAGTGGATGGTCGACAGCTTCCTCCGGGAGACGGGAATCGACCTCCGGCAGGACCGGATGGTCATGCAACGGGTCAAGGAGGCGGCCGAGGCGGCCAAATGTGAACTGTCGTATCAGCTGGAGACCCGGATTCACCTGCCCTTCATCGCCGTCGACGCTTCCGGTCCCAAGCACCTCCAGATGACCTTGACCCGGGCCCAGTTCGAATCGATGGTCGAGGACCTCATCCAGCGGACCCTGGAGCCCTGCCGGCGGGCTCTCCAGGACGCCGGCCTGAAGCCCCAGGACGTCACGAAGGTCATCCTCGTCGGGGGGCAGACCCGGATGCCCAAGGTTCAAGCGGTCGTGACCCAATTCTTTGGGACGGCCCCGAGTCGGGAGATCAACCCCGACGAGGTCGTCGCCGTCGGGGCGGCCATCCAGGCGGCCATCCTCGCCGGGGAGGTCCGGGAGATCACGCTCCTGGACGTCGTCCCCATGTCGCTGGGCGTCGAGATCCGGGGCGGCCGGTTCGTCCCCCTGATTCCCCGGAACACGCCGATTCCGACCCGGCACTCCCAGATCTTCACGACCGTCCAGGACAACCAGCGGGTCGTCGAGATCCACGTCCTGCAGGGCGAAAGCGAGCGGGCTTACGAAAACCGGTCCCTGGCCCGCTTTGAGCTGACGGACATCATGCCGGCGCCCGCCGGGATTCCCCAGATCGAGGTCACCTTCGAGGTCGATGCCAACGGCATCCTGCAGGTCTCGGCCGTCGACGTCGCCACGGGCCGGGAGCAGTCCATCCGGGTCCGTCCCTCGAGCGGCCTCTCCCGCGGGGAGGTCGAGCGCTTGGCCCTTCAAGCGGCCGACGAGGCCGAGCGCCGCAAGCAGGCTCAACAGGTCGAGAAGTACAAAAAGGAGCTGGCCGACTTGCTGGAGAACAGTCGGAAGGTCTATTCTCAGTTTGAGAATCATCTGGACGAGAGCGAGCGGAGCACCGTCCAGGCCGTCTTCCAGCAGGTCCAGTCGGCCCTCCATTCGGGGAACTTGAGTCAGCTCCAAGAAGCCATCGAGCAGATTCAGCAGGTCTCCGAAATCCTGACCCAGGCCATGTTCCGGACGGCCATGGACTCCGGTCCGAGCCCGCCTTTGATTTGA
- the hemN_1 gene encoding Oxygen-independent coproporphyrinogen-III oxidase-like protein codes for MDLAVYVHVPFCVDRCVYCDFVTVRYEPAWRRLYVRVLLQEIRRWADRLPDRVVRSVYFGGGTPGVLHPDEIGQVLDALRSAWLIAEDAEITVETTPWAVTASKLQGLRDLGVNRISVGIQAYDDDLLAAMGRVHRRRHIERAVERLRAGTWNWNADLILGYPGQTRTRWQSTVRRLLQDAPPHVSLYILEVHESTPLGRWVAAGTVRPPSDAWVERAWRWAYVQFRRAGYRFYEVSNLARPGFESRHNLTYWRLDDYLGLGMGAHSCVGPYRWQNPAAWLDYSRMVLQGETPAFTFRDRRERLRERILLGLRTRWGIPDRWLRLYHGSDDGWRVFLQEAVRQGWLRLDRGRLRATPAGWFRLMTLYEGLGVA; via the coding sequence ATGGACCTCGCCGTTTACGTCCACGTTCCCTTCTGCGTGGACCGGTGCGTGTACTGTGACTTCGTGACGGTCCGCTACGAACCGGCCTGGCGGCGGCTTTATGTCCGAGTCCTCCTCCAGGAAATCCGCCGATGGGCCGACCGACTGCCGGACCGGGTCGTCCGGAGCGTCTACTTTGGGGGCGGCACGCCCGGCGTGCTCCATCCCGACGAAATCGGACAGGTCCTGGACGCCCTCCGGTCGGCCTGGCTTATAGCCGAGGACGCCGAAATCACCGTCGAGACGACCCCCTGGGCCGTCACGGCCTCCAAGCTCCAAGGCCTTCGAGACCTGGGCGTGAACCGCATCAGCGTGGGCATCCAGGCTTACGACGACGACCTGCTGGCGGCCATGGGCCGGGTCCACCGTCGGCGTCATATCGAGCGCGCCGTCGAGCGTCTGCGGGCCGGGACTTGGAACTGGAACGCCGACCTCATCCTCGGCTACCCGGGGCAAACGAGGACCCGGTGGCAGTCCACGGTCCGACGCCTCCTGCAGGACGCCCCGCCGCACGTGTCCCTCTACATCTTAGAGGTCCACGAGTCCACGCCCCTGGGCCGCTGGGTGGCGGCCGGGACCGTCCGACCCCCATCCGACGCGTGGGTCGAGCGGGCTTGGCGATGGGCTTACGTTCAATTCCGACGGGCCGGCTATCGGTTCTACGAGGTCTCGAACCTGGCCCGACCCGGGTTTGAATCCCGTCACAACCTGACGTACTGGCGGCTGGACGACTACCTCGGCCTCGGGATGGGGGCTCACTCCTGCGTGGGACCCTACCGCTGGCAAAATCCGGCCGCCTGGTTGGACTACAGCCGGATGGTCCTCCAGGGAGAGACGCCGGCCTTCACGTTCCGGGACCGCCGGGAGCGACTGCGGGAACGCATCCTGCTGGGACTCCGCACCCGCTGGGGAATCCCCGACCGATGGCTGAGACTCTATCACGGGTCCGACGACGGCTGGCGGGTCTTCCTGCAAGAAGCCGTCCGCCAGGGCTGGCTCCGACTCGACCGAGGGCGGCTCCGGGCGACGCCGGCCGGCTGGTTCCGCCTGATGACCCTGTACGAGGGCCTGGGTGTGGCTTAA
- the mycE gene encoding Mycinamicin VI 2''-O-methyltransferase, translated as MRSQELPLERYDTDKVRNGLIQVYDLLLAPWVDRPVVLLEIGVYRGGSLLLWRDYFPQGIIVGLDVRLPQDFPPTERVFLFQGDQTDTAFLSWVARQVAPQGFDIIIDDASHIGEYTKRAFWHLFDHHLKPGGLYAIEDWGTGYWDDWPDGKSLDLSLYESQGPPPDLVRSPHDPRWKHPWPNHSYGMVGFIKQLIDEQGALDATRKNLKGRPQRSSKFESMFITTGLVCIRKARR; from the coding sequence ATGCGAAGTCAGGAGCTCCCCTTGGAACGGTATGATACGGATAAGGTCCGCAACGGTCTCATTCAAGTCTACGACCTTCTCTTGGCTCCTTGGGTTGACCGGCCTGTCGTCCTCCTGGAAATCGGAGTCTACCGGGGCGGCTCCCTTTTACTATGGCGGGACTACTTTCCTCAGGGCATCATCGTGGGGCTCGACGTGCGCCTTCCTCAAGACTTTCCGCCGACCGAAAGAGTCTTCCTCTTTCAGGGCGACCAGACAGACACGGCGTTCCTTTCTTGGGTCGCCCGACAGGTGGCCCCCCAGGGCTTTGATATCATCATCGACGACGCCTCTCATATCGGCGAATACACGAAGCGGGCTTTCTGGCATCTCTTTGACCACCATCTGAAGCCTGGAGGCCTTTACGCCATCGAGGACTGGGGAACAGGCTACTGGGACGATTGGCCGGACGGGAAAAGCCTCGACCTGAGTCTTTACGAATCCCAAGGACCGCCGCCGGATCTGGTCCGGTCGCCCCACGACCCCCGTTGGAAACACCCATGGCCCAATCACAGTTACGGTATGGTGGGCTTTATCAAACAACTGATTGACGAGCAGGGTGCCCTGGATGCCACCCGGAAGAATTTGAAGGGACGGCCTCAGAGGTCGTCCAAGTTTGAAAGCATGTTCATCACGACAGGACTCGTATGTATTCGAAAAGCCCGTCGATAG
- the rnz gene encoding Ribonuclease Z, translating to MARRAGIVVRFRGVRGSHPVPGPRTVRYGGNTSCVEVQAGGHRILLDAGTGIISLGDELFQAHIASSREAAAPESIVLTILFSHTHYDHTQGLPFFKPIFLPSTTCFLFGPKTLELPFEEGLRRAMVSPYFPVNLEDLQSVRVVRSVKPSEVIVFQEGSLYPEVYNATRERHLYQNAPLKVWVGHSLGHPDGGVYMYRIEYRHGTVVYVTDTEGYVGGDRRVIQFARGADVLIHDSQYMPEDYTASLYPVQGFGHSTCEMAAEVARAAQVRHLYLFHYDPQYSDEQIDAMVERARSIFPNTTGAYEGLTVEI from the coding sequence ATGGCCAGAAGGGCGGGTATTGTCGTCCGCTTCCGGGGTGTTCGGGGTAGCCATCCCGTGCCGGGACCGCGTACGGTCCGGTACGGGGGGAACACGTCTTGTGTGGAAGTTCAAGCCGGTGGGCACCGGATCCTGTTGGACGCGGGGACGGGCATCATCTCCTTGGGGGACGAGCTGTTCCAAGCGCATATCGCCTCATCGCGGGAGGCGGCGGCGCCCGAATCCATCGTCCTGACCATCCTGTTCAGTCATACCCATTACGACCACACGCAGGGCCTGCCCTTCTTCAAGCCCATCTTTCTGCCCTCCACGACGTGCTTCCTCTTCGGGCCGAAGACCCTGGAGCTCCCCTTTGAGGAGGGCCTCCGCCGGGCGATGGTCTCGCCCTACTTCCCGGTGAATCTGGAAGACCTTCAGTCGGTGCGGGTCGTCCGAAGCGTGAAGCCCAGCGAGGTCATCGTCTTCCAAGAGGGCTCGCTATACCCGGAAGTCTACAATGCCACCCGGGAGCGGCACCTCTATCAGAATGCCCCTCTCAAGGTGTGGGTCGGCCACTCCCTGGGTCACCCCGACGGGGGCGTTTACATGTACCGCATCGAATACCGTCATGGGACCGTCGTTTACGTGACCGACACGGAGGGTTACGTCGGGGGCGACCGGCGGGTCATCCAATTTGCCCGGGGGGCGGATGTCCTGATTCACGACTCCCAGTACATGCCGGAAGATTACACGGCGTCGCTGTATCCCGTGCAGGGCTTCGGTCATAGCACCTGTGAGATGGCCGCCGAGGTCGCCCGGGCCGCCCAGGTCCGCCATCTCTACCTCTTTCACTACGACCCCCAGTACAGCGATGAGCAGATCGACGCCATGGTCGAACGGGCCCGGTCGATCTTTCCGAACACGACGGGGGCCTATGAAGGCCTGACGGTCGAGATTTAG